Proteins encoded within one genomic window of Petrotoga olearia DSM 13574:
- a CDS encoding GntP family permease: MGIWLIVLLVLSVVFIVFATARLTLHPFLVLLFTAVLFGIFSGMSLTDIVDSITSGFGGTLGSIGIVIAAGTIIGTFLEKSGGAFKMAEATLKLTGEKRVPLAMAIIGYIVSIPVFCDSGFVILSPLNRAVTKRAKFSLAATGLALSLGLYATHTMVPPTPGPIAAAGILGADLGMVILIGLIVSIPAMLIGVLYANIMGKRIYIDPEPELSDSEIEERTKKAPSTFNSFMPIVVPIILILLKSISDFPTRPFGDGAIRNFFGFVGNPVIALLIGVLIAFTLPKKLDKKMLSSSGWVGEGLLNAASIILITGAGGAFGRVLQNSGIANVLGEGLATANLGIWLPFIVAAAIKSAQGSSTVAIITTASLMAPLMGSLGLTTPAAIALSVVAIGAGSMVVSHANDSYFWVVSQFSRMSVNQAYRLQTLGTLIEGVTAAIVIWIISLMIL; the protein is encoded by the coding sequence ATGGGTATATGGCTTATAGTTTTGTTGGTTTTATCTGTTGTTTTTATAGTTTTTGCAACTGCGAGATTAACTCTGCACCCTTTCCTAGTTTTACTGTTTACTGCTGTTTTGTTTGGTATTTTTTCTGGAATGAGTTTGACAGACATAGTTGATTCAATTACCAGTGGTTTTGGAGGAACGCTTGGAAGTATAGGCATCGTGATCGCCGCTGGCACGATAATTGGTACTTTCCTTGAAAAGTCTGGTGGCGCGTTTAAGATGGCTGAAGCTACTTTAAAATTAACTGGGGAAAAAAGAGTTCCTTTGGCTATGGCGATAATAGGTTATATAGTTTCCATCCCTGTTTTTTGTGATTCTGGATTTGTAATCCTTTCTCCTTTGAATAGGGCTGTTACAAAGAGGGCAAAGTTCTCTCTTGCAGCAACCGGTCTTGCCCTGAGTCTTGGATTATATGCAACTCATACAATGGTACCTCCCACACCAGGGCCTATAGCTGCCGCGGGGATCTTAGGCGCTGATTTGGGAATGGTTATTTTGATTGGGTTGATAGTTTCTATTCCCGCTATGCTCATAGGCGTACTATACGCCAATATAATGGGGAAAAGAATATATATTGATCCAGAACCGGAATTAAGCGATTCCGAAATAGAGGAAAGAACCAAGAAAGCTCCTTCGACTTTTAATTCTTTCATGCCTATAGTTGTTCCTATCATATTGATACTTTTAAAATCAATTTCTGATTTCCCAACCAGACCATTTGGAGACGGAGCTATTAGAAACTTTTTTGGTTTTGTTGGTAATCCGGTAATCGCTCTTTTAATAGGAGTTTTAATTGCTTTCACTTTACCCAAAAAATTAGATAAAAAGATGCTTTCTTCAAGTGGTTGGGTAGGTGAAGGATTGTTGAATGCGGCATCTATTATTTTGATAACAGGAGCTGGGGGTGCATTTGGAAGAGTCCTTCAAAATTCAGGAATTGCAAATGTATTAGGCGAAGGTTTAGCAACAGCTAATTTAGGTATCTGGCTGCCTTTTATCGTAGCTGCAGCGATTAAATCGGCCCAAGGATCTTCAACCGTTGCCATAATAACTACTGCATCGTTAATGGCACCATTGATGGGCTCTCTAGGTTTGACCACACCTGCTGCAATAGCGTTGTCTGTTGTTGCCATTGGAGCTGGTTCCATGGTAGTATCTCATGCCAACGATAGTTATTTCTGGGTTGTTTCACAATTTTCTAGAATGAGTGTTAATCAAGCTTATAGGCTTCAAACGCTGGGGACATTAATAGAAGGAGTCACGGCAGCAATCGTTATATGGATTATAAGTTTAATGATTTTGTAA
- a CDS encoding sensor domain-containing diguanylate cyclase, whose amino-acid sequence MVYIIIHLVLLLILVYVFYKGIKTAIYVRRIANEKDKPPAFAPPSPKKVIRHRFKGSLFETAITCLENEVEKDYALKSIIEKLPLFLKADSWSFLITPPEGEWRFLFWSKNLDFLPLEEVAEEIQISGEHIKRVFNTKKILFIKDTKKSNLWNQKHSLSKSWLGIPIMVKNEIIGVLNVDWFKEVKISKFEKELINYFLEDIDRILKTFFSLNEMFLGSDLDILTQVYNRKAYEEYVSQHKSDSSKKVVIFLDFDNFKQINDDFGHIVGDQVLKLLTKRIQNSIKSDDLIFRYGGDEFVIILNETSETKNIDKIIQRIKLAVKTPITIKDTLIISSISLGYCLVPEEASNIEKAVEIADKRMYLEKK is encoded by the coding sequence ATGGTATATATAATTATTCACCTTGTACTTTTGTTGATATTGGTTTATGTTTTTTACAAGGGGATAAAAACCGCTATCTATGTTAGAAGAATCGCTAATGAAAAAGATAAACCACCTGCTTTCGCTCCTCCCAGTCCGAAAAAGGTTATAAGACATAGATTTAAAGGTTCTCTTTTTGAAACGGCTATTACTTGTTTAGAAAATGAGGTCGAAAAGGATTATGCACTTAAATCTATTATAGAAAAGTTACCTCTCTTTTTAAAAGCCGATTCTTGGAGTTTTTTAATAACTCCACCTGAAGGTGAATGGCGATTTTTATTTTGGTCAAAGAATTTAGACTTTCTTCCCTTAGAAGAAGTAGCCGAAGAAATACAGATTAGCGGAGAACACATAAAAAGAGTATTCAATACCAAAAAAATACTTTTCATAAAAGACACTAAAAAGAGTAACCTTTGGAATCAAAAACATAGCTTGTCCAAGTCCTGGCTGGGCATACCGATTATGGTAAAAAATGAAATAATAGGTGTTTTGAATGTGGATTGGTTTAAGGAAGTAAAAATATCCAAATTTGAAAAAGAATTGATAAATTATTTTCTAGAAGATATAGATAGGATTTTAAAAACTTTTTTTTCTTTGAATGAAATGTTTCTAGGATCCGATTTAGATATATTAACTCAAGTGTACAATAGGAAAGCCTATGAAGAATATGTTTCTCAACATAAATCTGATAGTTCAAAAAAGGTGGTTATTTTTCTGGACTTTGACAATTTTAAACAGATTAACGATGATTTTGGACACATCGTGGGTGATCAGGTTTTAAAACTCCTTACTAAGAGAATTCAAAATTCTATTAAATCTGACGATTTAATTTTTAGGTACGGGGGAGACGAATTTGTTATTATACTAAATGAAACATCAGAGACTAAAAATATTGATAAAATAATTCAAAGGATAAAACTAGCTGTTAAAACCCCAATAACAATTAAGGATACATTGATAATATCTTCTATCAGTTTAGGGTACTGTCTTGTTCCTGAAGAAGCTTCTAATATTGAGAAAGCAGTTGAAATAGCAGATAAAAGAATGTATTTGGAAAAAAAATAA
- a CDS encoding ExsB family protein, whose protein sequence is MTQTIEEKIESIKKEMKEIIGNKHLYIAFSGGMDSTVVALLAKDIFPKSKITLVNVCFGGYSYSKGLEAVLTLSKQLGLKLFFSRGEEEQEGIMYHGPNCNQCTRIVKIGKVKQFSYKGIVASGANLSDSWGNTGIKFLGGIYSPILNLNKEEIREILEYYNIKIPKIGENSIREGCKYKHLLKMSVNRDYHSRADIIANEVIHDVLDFYDVQRDIANVKIIGPLSKNVALINVKPLPPKEILEEIKRLLQNEDTIDFVDIVDSALKLKILVNPGIYNNEESKYWILNGRLAPEFAMPISAEWVKSSNYKLWTFAVVDYKKL, encoded by the coding sequence ATGACACAAACGATTGAAGAAAAAATAGAGTCTATCAAAAAGGAAATGAAAGAGATAATAGGTAATAAACATTTGTATATTGCTTTTTCAGGAGGTATGGATAGTACCGTTGTGGCCCTACTTGCAAAAGATATTTTTCCTAAAAGTAAGATTACTTTAGTGAACGTTTGTTTTGGTGGTTATTCTTACTCAAAAGGATTAGAAGCTGTTTTAACCTTATCCAAACAGTTGGGTTTAAAATTATTTTTTTCACGAGGCGAAGAAGAACAAGAAGGGATAATGTACCATGGCCCAAATTGTAATCAATGTACAAGGATTGTAAAAATCGGAAAGGTAAAGCAGTTTTCTTATAAAGGGATAGTTGCTTCAGGTGCCAACTTATCTGATTCATGGGGCAATACGGGAATTAAGTTTTTGGGTGGGATATACTCTCCTATTTTAAATTTGAACAAAGAAGAGATAAGGGAGATTTTGGAGTATTATAATATAAAGATACCAAAAATTGGGGAGAATAGTATAAGAGAAGGTTGTAAGTACAAACATTTATTAAAAATGTCTGTTAATAGAGATTATCATTCAAGAGCCGATATCATTGCCAACGAAGTGATTCACGATGTGCTTGATTTTTACGATGTTCAAAGAGATATTGCAAACGTTAAAATTATCGGTCCTCTTTCAAAAAATGTTGCTTTAATTAATGTTAAGCCCTTGCCACCTAAAGAAATTTTAGAAGAGATAAAACGTCTCCTTCAAAATGAAGATACCATAGATTTTGTTGATATAGTAGACAGCGCTTTAAAGCTGAAGATTTTGGTAAATCCAGGTATATATAACAACGAAGAGTCAAAATATTGGATACTAAATGGGCGATTGGCTCCGGAATTTGCTATGCCCATAAGCGCCGAATGGGTAAAAAGCTCAAACTACAAGTTATGGACTTTTGCTGTAGTGGATTATAAAAAGTTATAA